Proteins from one Mycobacterium adipatum genomic window:
- a CDS encoding thiamine-phosphate kinase, with product MSDNEPTLAQLGEFGVIDAINAGRHQPDAVALGPGDDAAVITAADGRTVVSTDMLVQDRHFRLDWSTAHDIGRKAIAQNAADVEAMGATPTAFVVAFGAPPDTAVAAAQALSDGLWDEARRCGAGIAGGDLVSAPLWVVSVTVLGDLGGRAPVRRDGAQPGDTVAVAGDLGRSGAGYALWLNGIREPTALRAQHLVPKPPYGQGRVAADAGATSMTDVSDGLLADLGHIAAASGVVIDLSREALGADHDALSGAAVATGVDAWEWVFGGGEDHALVATFPGAVPRGWRVIGRVLDGRAAVYVDGESWSGNAGWQSY from the coding sequence ATGAGCGACAACGAGCCGACGTTGGCACAGCTCGGTGAGTTCGGCGTCATCGACGCGATCAACGCGGGCCGCCACCAACCCGATGCGGTGGCGCTGGGACCCGGCGACGATGCGGCCGTGATCACCGCCGCCGACGGGCGCACCGTGGTGTCCACCGACATGCTGGTGCAGGACCGGCATTTCCGGCTGGATTGGTCGACGGCGCATGACATCGGCCGCAAGGCGATCGCGCAGAACGCCGCGGATGTCGAGGCGATGGGTGCGACCCCGACGGCGTTCGTGGTGGCCTTCGGTGCGCCCCCGGACACCGCGGTGGCGGCGGCTCAGGCGTTGTCGGACGGCTTGTGGGACGAGGCTCGCCGCTGCGGCGCCGGTATCGCCGGCGGCGATCTGGTGAGCGCTCCGCTGTGGGTGGTGTCGGTGACGGTGCTCGGTGATCTCGGCGGCCGCGCACCGGTGCGCCGCGACGGCGCCCAGCCCGGTGACACGGTCGCGGTCGCGGGTGACCTGGGTCGGTCCGGTGCGGGATATGCGTTGTGGCTCAACGGAATACGTGAACCCACTGCATTGCGTGCGCAGCACCTGGTGCCGAAGCCGCCGTATGGTCAGGGGCGTGTCGCCGCCGATGCCGGCGCCACCTCGATGACCGATGTGTCCGACGGTCTGCTGGCCGACCTCGGTCATATCGCCGCCGCGTCGGGGGTCGTCATCGATCTGTCGCGGGAGGCGTTGGGTGCGGACCACGATGCGCTGTCCGGTGCCGCGGTGGCGACCGGCGTCGACGCCTGGGAGTGGGTGTTCGGCGGCGGTGAGGATCACGCGCTGGTGGCCACGTTCCCCGGTGCGGTACCGCGGGGCTGGCGGGTGATCGGCCGGGTACTGGACGGACGGGCGGCGGTGTACGTCGACGGTGAGTCCTGGTCGGGAAACGCGGGCTGGCAGTCGTACTGA
- the cofC gene encoding 2-phospho-L-lactate guanylyltransferase: MKGSSAQPEVGVLIAVKRLAAAKTRLAPVLSASARESLVLAMLVDTVSAASAVAAVSSITVVTPDPGAAAAARELGARALMDPTPDGHPDPLNNALGAAEEATGLANVIVLQGDLPALRSDELAGALAAARRFPRSFVSDRHGTGTSALFAFDTPLDPRFGAESTRRHADSGAVELTGGWPGLRCDIDTPDDLATALRLGLGPATHRVVGDLASTGSDG, translated from the coding sequence ATGAAGGGCAGCAGCGCGCAGCCGGAGGTCGGTGTGCTGATCGCGGTGAAGCGGCTGGCCGCGGCCAAGACACGGCTGGCGCCGGTGCTCTCGGCATCGGCGCGGGAGAGTCTGGTGCTGGCCATGTTGGTGGACACCGTCAGCGCGGCGTCGGCCGTGGCGGCCGTGAGTTCGATCACCGTGGTGACCCCGGATCCGGGAGCGGCGGCGGCCGCCCGCGAGCTCGGCGCGCGGGCTCTGATGGACCCTACCCCCGACGGACACCCCGACCCGTTGAACAACGCGCTCGGTGCCGCGGAAGAGGCCACCGGCCTGGCCAACGTCATTGTCCTGCAAGGCGACCTGCCGGCGCTGAGATCCGATGAACTGGCCGGTGCGCTGGCCGCCGCGCGTCGGTTCCCGCGCAGCTTCGTCAGCGATCGGCACGGCACCGGCACGTCGGCACTCTTCGCGTTCGATACGCCACTGGACCCGCGATTCGGCGCGGAATCCACACGCCGCCATGCCGATTCGGGTGCGGTCGAGTTGACCGGAGGATGGCCCGGGTTGCGCTGCGACATCGACACCCCCGACGATCTCGCCACCGCGCTGCGGCTGGGCCTCGGCCCGGCGACCCACCGGGTGGTCGGCGATCTGGCATCCACGGGTAGCGACGGCTGA
- a CDS encoding cystathionine gamma-lyase, translated as MDVFGDSTRTVNAVGAHAVPGTPVAPVPVPASAFHLSPDESEPLDTYGRMSNPTWRQLESALAELEGASWALTFGSGMGAITAALRVLAKPGATLVVPADGYYQVRRYAAEYLAPLGVTVVEAAATQMCEAAQHADVVLAETPVNPTLDVVDLHRLATTCRSRGAVLVVDNTTATPLGLQPLSLGADLVVASATKALSGHSDLLAGYVAGSHPALLAAVERDRLLAGPVLGTFEAWLVLRSLGSAGLRIDRQCRNAQAVALMLRDHPAVRAVRYPGLPQDPSHPIAVEQMRRFGGLVSVELADADAVHQLVERSALLVAATSFGGIHTCVDRRARWGDPVPAGFARISLGIEDTDDIVADIERALA; from the coding sequence ATGGATGTTTTCGGAGACTCCACCCGCACCGTGAATGCTGTTGGTGCGCACGCAGTTCCCGGCACACCGGTGGCGCCGGTGCCGGTTCCGGCCTCGGCGTTCCATCTGTCCCCGGACGAGTCAGAACCGCTGGACACCTACGGGCGGATGTCGAATCCGACCTGGCGGCAGCTGGAATCGGCGCTGGCCGAGTTGGAGGGCGCCTCCTGGGCGCTCACCTTCGGCTCCGGGATGGGCGCCATCACCGCGGCGCTGCGCGTGCTGGCCAAACCGGGCGCCACCCTGGTCGTCCCCGCCGACGGTTACTACCAGGTGCGCCGCTACGCCGCGGAATACCTGGCACCGCTCGGTGTCACCGTCGTGGAGGCCGCCGCGACGCAGATGTGCGAGGCGGCCCAACACGCCGATGTGGTGCTTGCCGAGACCCCGGTGAATCCGACCCTGGACGTGGTGGACCTGCACCGGCTGGCCACCACCTGTCGTTCCCGCGGTGCGGTCCTGGTGGTCGACAACACCACCGCGACCCCGCTGGGACTGCAACCGCTGTCACTGGGTGCGGACCTGGTCGTCGCCAGCGCCACCAAGGCGCTCTCGGGGCACAGTGATCTGCTGGCCGGCTATGTGGCGGGCTCGCACCCGGCCCTGTTGGCCGCCGTGGAACGCGACCGGTTGCTGGCCGGTCCGGTGCTCGGCACGTTCGAGGCGTGGTTGGTGCTGCGCAGCCTGGGCAGCGCCGGGCTGCGCATCGACCGGCAGTGCCGCAATGCCCAGGCTGTGGCGCTGATGCTGCGCGATCATCCCGCGGTGCGTGCGGTGCGCTACCCGGGCCTGCCGCAGGATCCGTCGCACCCGATCGCCGTCGAACAGATGCGGCGCTTCGGCGGCCTGGTGTCGGTGGAACTGGCCGACGCCGACGCCGTTCACCAACTGGTGGAGCGCAGTGCGCTGCTGGTGGCGGCCACCAGCTTCGGCGGTATCCACACCTGTGTCGACCGTCGTGCGCGGTGGGGGGACCCGGTGCCCGCCGGCTTCGCCAGGATCTCTCTGGGTATCGAGGACACCGACGATATCGTCGCCGATATCGAGCGCGCGCTGGCCTGA
- a CDS encoding HU family DNA-binding protein has product MNKAELIDALTTKLGTDRRQATAAVENIVDTIVRAVHKGESVTITGFGVFEQRRRAARVARNPRTGETVKVKPTSVPAFRPGAQFKAVVSGAQRLPADGPAVKRGVAAAPAKRTAAKKAAPAKKAAVKKAAPAKKAAPAKKAAPVKKAVVKKAAPAAKKAAPAKKAPAAKKAAPAKKAPAKKAAPAKKAAPAKKVVAKAPAKKAPAKKAPVKRGRK; this is encoded by the coding sequence ATGAACAAAGCAGAGCTCATCGACGCACTCACAACCAAGTTGGGCACCGATCGTCGACAGGCTACTGCCGCGGTTGAGAACATCGTCGACACCATCGTGCGTGCGGTGCACAAGGGCGAGAGCGTCACCATCACCGGCTTCGGCGTATTCGAGCAGCGTCGCCGTGCCGCCCGTGTGGCACGTAACCCGCGCACCGGTGAGACCGTCAAGGTGAAGCCGACGTCGGTTCCGGCCTTCCGCCCGGGCGCGCAGTTCAAGGCGGTTGTCTCTGGCGCGCAGCGTCTCCCGGCGGACGGCCCGGCCGTCAAGCGTGGTGTGGCAGCCGCTCCGGCCAAGCGCACCGCCGCCAAGAAGGCCGCCCCGGCCAAGAAGGCGGCAGTGAAGAAGGCCGCTCCGGCGAAGAAGGCGGCCCCGGCCAAGAAGGCGGCTCCGGTCAAGAAGGCTGTGGTCAAGAAGGCCGCACCGGCAGCGAAGAAGGCCGCACCGGCCAAGAAGGCTCCGGCAGCCAAGAAGGCCGCACCGGCGAAGAAGGCTCCGGCCAAGAAGGCGGCCCCGGCCAAGAAGGCCGCTCCGGCCAAGAAGGTTGTCGCGAAGGCTCCGGCCAAGAAGGCTCCGGCCAAGAAGGCTCCGGTCAAGCGCGGCCGCAAGTAA
- a CDS encoding DUF3515 domain-containing protein — MTQPDEQDGPPRSLIIAAVGVAVAAVIVVLTFAATRQAAPPEKPVAIAAAPAPQADSPPCAALLAALPEHLGDYRRAQAVEPVPAGAAAWQADPDADAVILRCGLDRPADFVVGTPLQVVDDVQWFEVNAYGVSTWFAVDRGTYVALTLPSGSGPTPIQLISKAIAKTMPAQPLDPGPPR; from the coding sequence GTGACACAGCCCGATGAGCAGGACGGCCCACCCCGGTCGCTGATCATCGCGGCGGTCGGAGTGGCGGTCGCGGCTGTGATCGTGGTGCTCACCTTCGCCGCGACCCGGCAGGCCGCCCCGCCGGAGAAACCGGTGGCCATCGCCGCCGCCCCCGCCCCGCAGGCCGACAGCCCGCCGTGCGCGGCCCTGCTGGCGGCGCTGCCCGAGCATTTGGGTGATTATCGGCGCGCGCAGGCCGTCGAGCCGGTGCCCGCCGGCGCGGCCGCGTGGCAGGCCGATCCCGATGCCGACGCGGTCATTCTGCGGTGCGGCCTGGACCGGCCGGCCGATTTCGTGGTGGGCACCCCGCTGCAGGTCGTCGACGACGTGCAGTGGTTCGAGGTCAACGCCTATGGCGTCAGCACCTGGTTCGCCGTCGACCGGGGCACCTACGTCGCGCTCACGCTGCCGTCGGGGTCCGGGCCGACGCCCATCCAGCTCATCTCCAAGGCGATCGCGAAGACCATGCCCGCCCAGCCGCTGGATCCCGGGCCGCCACGCTAG
- a CDS encoding NUDIX hydrolase yields MTDSSSRKKAQTVHAAGAVLWRELAGRLEIALVHRPRYDDWSLPKGKVDPGESHPVTAVREILEETGFAGRLGRRLAVVSYPVDGAVKRVVYWAAGAGDGEFTANDEADELLWLPPKEAMKRLQYQLDRKVLRRFAKAPAATHTTVIVRHGRAGSRSKYKGEDCARPLDKLGRAQAESLVGQLLAFGATELHAAPRVRCVQTLQPLAQEIGAAIDIEATLTEEAYTADKKSGRARVLEIASGAAGATPVICTQGKVIPDLIAWWCERDGVRPDKSRNRKGSIWVLSSAEGRLIAADHIASPLAVLD; encoded by the coding sequence GTGACGGACAGTTCGTCCCGCAAGAAGGCACAGACCGTGCATGCCGCCGGTGCGGTGTTGTGGCGCGAGCTCGCGGGACGCCTGGAGATCGCCCTCGTGCACCGTCCGCGTTATGACGACTGGTCGCTGCCCAAGGGCAAGGTCGATCCCGGGGAGTCCCATCCCGTCACCGCCGTGCGGGAGATCCTGGAGGAGACCGGGTTCGCCGGCCGCCTCGGACGCCGGCTCGCCGTCGTCAGCTATCCCGTGGACGGCGCCGTGAAGCGGGTGGTGTACTGGGCCGCCGGAGCGGGCGACGGCGAGTTCACCGCCAACGACGAGGCCGACGAGCTGCTGTGGTTGCCGCCGAAGGAGGCGATGAAACGGCTGCAATACCAACTCGACCGTAAGGTACTGCGCCGCTTCGCCAAAGCCCCGGCGGCCACGCACACGACCGTCATCGTGCGCCATGGGCGGGCGGGGTCGCGGTCGAAATACAAGGGCGAGGATTGCGCACGGCCGCTGGACAAGCTGGGTCGCGCACAGGCCGAATCGCTGGTGGGTCAGCTACTTGCCTTCGGGGCCACCGAGCTTCACGCCGCCCCTCGGGTGCGGTGCGTGCAGACCCTGCAACCGCTCGCGCAGGAGATCGGTGCGGCCATCGACATCGAGGCAACCCTCACCGAAGAGGCCTACACGGCCGACAAGAAGTCGGGCCGCGCACGGGTTCTGGAGATCGCCTCCGGGGCGGCCGGTGCGACGCCGGTGATCTGCACCCAGGGCAAGGTGATCCCCGATCTCATCGCGTGGTGGTGCGAACGCGACGGCGTGCGGCCGGACAAGTCACGCAACCGCAAGGGCAGCATCTGGGTGCTGTCATCGGCCGAGGGCCGCCTGATCGCCGCCGACCATATCGCGAGCCCGTTGGCCGTCCTCGACTGA
- a CDS encoding D-alanine--D-alanine ligase family protein, with protein sequence MSARTRVAVIYGGRSSEHGISCVSAGSILRNLDPERFEVVAVGITPDGSWVLTDGKPETLAITAGELPNVADGAALALAADPVRKGELLSLGEGAGEVLAAVDVVFPVLHGPYGEDGTIQGLLELAGVPYVGAGVLASATGMDKEFTKKLLVADGLPIGDHVVLRARQDTVALDDRERLGLPVFVKPARGGSSIGVNRVTAWDQLDAAIADARRHDPKVIVEAAILGRELECGVLEFPDGRVEASEIGEIRVAGVRDREDTFYDFATKYLDDAAELDVPAKVDDEIADELRALAIRAFRAIDCQGLARVDFFLTDDGPVINEINTMPGFTTISMYPRMWAASGVDYPTLLATMVDTAVARGTGLR encoded by the coding sequence GTGAGTGCCCGTACCCGTGTCGCCGTCATCTATGGCGGACGCAGTTCTGAGCACGGGATTTCCTGTGTTTCGGCAGGAAGCATCCTGCGCAATCTCGACCCCGAACGATTCGAGGTGGTCGCCGTCGGCATCACCCCGGACGGGTCCTGGGTGCTGACCGACGGGAAACCCGAAACCCTGGCGATCACCGCCGGTGAGCTGCCGAACGTGGCCGACGGTGCCGCGCTGGCGCTGGCTGCGGACCCGGTGCGCAAGGGCGAACTGCTGTCCCTCGGCGAGGGTGCCGGTGAGGTGCTGGCCGCCGTCGACGTCGTCTTCCCGGTGCTGCACGGCCCCTACGGCGAGGACGGCACCATCCAGGGCCTGCTCGAACTCGCCGGGGTGCCCTACGTCGGGGCCGGGGTGTTGGCCAGCGCCACCGGCATGGACAAGGAATTCACCAAGAAGCTGCTGGTGGCCGATGGGCTGCCGATCGGTGACCACGTGGTGCTGCGGGCCCGGCAGGACACCGTCGCGCTGGACGACCGGGAGCGCCTCGGCCTGCCGGTGTTCGTCAAACCCGCCCGCGGCGGCTCCTCGATCGGGGTCAACCGGGTCACCGCCTGGGATCAGCTGGACGCCGCGATCGCCGATGCCCGCCGGCACGACCCGAAGGTCATCGTCGAGGCCGCCATCCTCGGACGCGAACTGGAATGTGGTGTCCTGGAGTTCCCGGACGGGCGGGTGGAAGCCAGCGAGATCGGCGAGATCCGGGTGGCCGGGGTCCGCGACCGGGAGGACACCTTCTACGACTTCGCCACCAAATACCTCGACGACGCCGCGGAACTCGACGTGCCGGCCAAGGTCGACGACGAGATCGCCGATGAACTGCGCGCGCTGGCGATCAGAGCGTTCCGCGCCATCGATTGTCAGGGTCTGGCCCGGGTGGATTTCTTCCTCACCGACGACGGCCCGGTGATCAACGAGATCAACACGATGCCCGGCTTCACCACCATCTCCATGTACCCGCGGATGTGGGCGGCCAGCGGGGTGGACTACCCGACGCTGCTGGCGACGATGGTCGACACCGCGGTGGCCCGCGGCACCGGGCTGCGCTAG
- a CDS encoding RNA degradosome polyphosphate kinase: MTDADTTTPDTEWTPAETVDSSPDAPPAETTAAEEDALPEDRYLNRELSWLDFNARVLALAADPSLPLLERAKFLAIFSSNLDEFYMVRVAGLKRRDEMGLSVRSADGLSPREQLRRIGERTQQISSRHAQVFMEAVRPALAEKGIVIVSWSDLDEDEHATLSTYFHEQVFPVLTPLAVDPAHPFPFVSGLSLNLAISVRQPDDRTQHFARIKVPDNVDRFVELPRRESEDGAPGPVRFLPLEELIGAFLPVLFPGLEIVEQHAFRITRNADFEVAEDRDEDLLQALERELARRRFGSPVRLEVADDMTENMLELLLRELDVHPGDVIEVPGLLDLSSLWQIYGVDRPDLKDRPFVPATPAAFGERETPKSIFSTLRDGDVLVHHPYDSFSTTVQRFIEQAAADPNVLAIKQTLYRTSGDSPIVNALIDAAEAGKQVVALVEIKARFDEQANIKWARALEQAGVHVVYGLIGLKTHCKTALVVRREGSTIRRYCHIGTGNYNPKTARLYEDVGLLTASPDIGADLTDLFNSLTGYSRKVSYRNLLVAPHGVRRGIIGRIEEETEAHRQNGQGRIRLKANALVDEQVIDALYRASQAGVRVEVVVRGICALRPGQDGLSENIVVRSILGRFLEHSRIIHFRAINEFWIGSADMMHRNLDRRVEVMAQVKDPRLTAQLDDMFESTMDPATRCWELQADGRWNALPLPGQTVRDHQVALMARHRSP; this comes from the coding sequence ATGACCGACGCCGATACAACAACTCCTGACACCGAGTGGACGCCGGCCGAGACTGTGGACAGCTCTCCCGACGCGCCTCCCGCGGAGACCACCGCCGCCGAGGAGGACGCGCTTCCCGAGGATCGCTACCTCAACCGCGAACTGAGCTGGCTGGACTTCAATGCCCGGGTGCTGGCACTGGCCGCGGACCCGTCCCTACCGCTGCTGGAGCGGGCCAAGTTCCTGGCCATCTTCTCCTCCAATCTCGACGAGTTCTACATGGTGCGCGTCGCGGGCCTGAAGCGCCGCGATGAGATGGGGCTGTCGGTGCGATCCGCCGACGGCCTGTCCCCTCGGGAGCAGTTGCGCCGCATCGGTGAGCGCACCCAGCAGATCTCCAGCCGGCATGCCCAGGTGTTCATGGAGGCGGTACGACCCGCGCTGGCCGAGAAGGGCATCGTGATCGTCAGCTGGTCGGATCTGGACGAGGACGAACACGCGACGCTGTCCACCTACTTCCACGAGCAGGTCTTCCCGGTGCTCACGCCGCTGGCGGTGGATCCGGCTCACCCGTTCCCCTTCGTCAGTGGCTTGAGCCTGAACCTGGCGATCAGCGTGCGCCAGCCCGATGACCGGACCCAGCACTTCGCTCGAATCAAGGTCCCCGACAACGTGGACCGTTTCGTCGAGTTGCCCCGCCGCGAGAGCGAGGACGGCGCACCGGGCCCGGTGCGTTTCCTGCCGCTGGAGGAACTGATCGGCGCCTTTCTCCCGGTGCTGTTCCCGGGCCTTGAGATCGTCGAGCAGCACGCGTTCCGGATCACCCGCAACGCCGATTTCGAGGTCGCCGAGGACCGCGACGAGGATCTGTTGCAGGCGCTCGAGCGTGAACTCGCCCGGCGCCGGTTCGGCTCCCCGGTGCGTCTCGAGGTCGCCGACGACATGACCGAGAACATGCTCGAGCTGTTGCTGCGGGAACTCGATGTCCATCCCGGCGATGTCATCGAGGTGCCGGGACTACTCGACCTTTCGTCACTGTGGCAGATCTACGGGGTGGACCGGCCCGATCTCAAGGACCGCCCGTTCGTGCCCGCCACACCCGCCGCGTTCGGGGAGCGCGAGACACCGAAGAGCATCTTCTCGACGCTGCGTGACGGCGACGTGCTGGTGCACCATCCGTATGACTCGTTCTCGACGACCGTGCAACGTTTCATCGAACAGGCGGCCGCCGATCCGAATGTGCTGGCCATCAAACAGACGCTGTACCGCACCTCGGGCGACTCCCCGATCGTCAACGCGCTCATCGACGCCGCCGAGGCGGGCAAGCAAGTCGTGGCCCTGGTGGAGATCAAGGCACGCTTCGACGAACAGGCCAACATCAAGTGGGCCCGCGCCCTCGAACAGGCCGGCGTGCACGTGGTGTACGGGCTGATCGGATTGAAGACGCATTGCAAGACCGCACTGGTGGTGCGCCGGGAAGGCTCGACGATCCGGCGGTACTGCCATATCGGGACGGGTAACTACAATCCGAAAACCGCCCGGCTGTACGAGGATGTCGGGCTGTTGACTGCCTCACCGGATATCGGCGCCGACCTGACCGACCTGTTCAACTCGCTGACGGGGTACTCGCGCAAGGTGTCCTACCGCAACCTGCTGGTGGCGCCGCACGGCGTGCGCCGAGGCATCATCGGGCGCATCGAAGAGGAGACCGAAGCCCACCGCCAGAATGGGCAGGGCCGAATCCGGCTGAAGGCCAACGCCCTGGTGGACGAACAGGTCATCGACGCGCTCTACCGGGCATCGCAGGCCGGGGTCCGGGTGGAGGTCGTGGTGCGTGGGATCTGCGCGCTACGCCCCGGCCAGGACGGGCTTTCCGAGAACATCGTGGTGCGCTCGATTCTCGGCCGTTTCCTGGAACACTCCAGGATTATTCACTTCCGCGCCATCAATGAGTTCTGGATCGGCAGCGCGGACATGATGCATCGTAATCTCGACCGCCGCGTGGAAGTCATGGCACAGGTCAAGGATCCGCGGCTCACCGCCCAGCTCGACGACATGTTCGAGTCCACCATGGATCCGGCGACCAGGTGCTGGGAGCTTCAGGCGGACGGTCGCTGGAATGCGCTACCGCTGCCCGGCCAGACGGTGCGTGATCACCAGGTCGCGTTGATGGCGAGACATCGCTCGCCGTGA
- a CDS encoding NAD(P)H-dependent glycerol-3-phosphate dehydrogenase: protein MGAGAWGTALAKVLADAGNSVTLWTRRAELADEINATHRNPAYLGDTPLPAGIRATGDAAEALEGACTVLLGVPSQTMRSNLESWKHLIGHDATLVSLAKGIELDTLMRMSQVITQVTGADPARVAVVTGPNLAKEVADEQPAATVVACTDSGRAVALQRALSTAYFRPYTNADVIGAEIGGACKNVIALACGMAAGVGLGENTSAAIITRGLAEIMRLGIALGAKGATLAGLAGVGDLVATCTSPQSRNRTFGMRLGQGGSMESALRAAQGHVAEGATSCQSVLALASSYDVEMPLTDAVHQVCHRGLSVEQAVMLLLGRSTKPE from the coding sequence ATGGGAGCCGGTGCGTGGGGAACAGCGCTGGCCAAGGTGCTTGCCGACGCGGGTAACAGCGTGACGCTGTGGACCCGTCGGGCCGAGCTCGCCGATGAGATCAATGCGACGCACCGCAATCCGGCTTACCTCGGGGACACCCCGTTGCCCGCCGGAATCCGGGCCACCGGCGATGCCGCCGAAGCGCTCGAGGGAGCCTGCACCGTACTGCTGGGCGTGCCGTCCCAGACGATGCGCTCCAACCTGGAATCCTGGAAGCACCTGATCGGCCACGACGCCACCCTGGTGAGTCTGGCCAAGGGCATCGAACTGGACACCCTGATGCGGATGAGTCAGGTGATCACCCAGGTGACCGGCGCCGACCCGGCCCGGGTCGCCGTGGTCACCGGGCCGAATCTGGCCAAGGAGGTCGCCGACGAGCAGCCGGCCGCCACGGTGGTCGCGTGCACCGACTCCGGCCGGGCGGTGGCGCTGCAGCGCGCGCTGTCGACCGCCTACTTCCGCCCGTATACCAACGCCGATGTGATCGGTGCCGAGATCGGCGGCGCGTGCAAGAACGTCATCGCCCTGGCGTGCGGCATGGCCGCCGGGGTCGGGCTTGGTGAGAACACCTCCGCGGCCATCATCACCCGCGGACTCGCGGAGATCATGCGGCTGGGAATCGCTCTGGGCGCCAAGGGTGCAACCCTGGCGGGATTGGCCGGTGTCGGAGACCTGGTCGCCACCTGTACCTCGCCGCAGTCGCGCAACCGGACCTTCGGGATGCGGTTGGGACAGGGCGGATCGATGGAGTCCGCCTTGCGTGCCGCGCAGGGACACGTCGCCGAGGGCGCCACATCGTGTCAGTCGGTGTTGGCCTTGGCGTCCAGTTACGACGTGGAGATGCCGCTCACCGATGCGGTCCACCAGGTCTGTCATCGCGGTCTGTCCGTCGAACAGGCCGTGATGTTGCTGCTCGGGCGCAGCACGAAGCCGGAGTGA
- a CDS encoding uracil-DNA glycosylase — protein MTPRPLTDLVEPGWARALEPVAPQVAELGEFLRAELAAGHQYLPAGENVLRAFTFPFEAVRVLIVGQDPYPTPGHAVGLSFSVAPDVRPVPRSLVNIFTEYGADLGYPVPANGDLSPWAQRGVMLLNRVLTVRPGEPASHRRKGWEAVTECAIRALVARPQPLVAVLWGRDAQTLKPMLTEGGCACIESVHPSPLSASRGFFGSKPFSRANELLTQLGAEPIDWRLP, from the coding sequence GTGACACCACGCCCGCTGACAGATCTCGTCGAACCCGGTTGGGCGCGTGCGCTCGAGCCGGTGGCACCGCAGGTGGCCGAACTGGGGGAGTTCCTGCGTGCCGAGTTGGCCGCCGGTCACCAGTATCTGCCCGCGGGTGAGAACGTCTTGCGGGCGTTCACGTTTCCGTTCGAGGCGGTGCGGGTGCTCATCGTCGGCCAGGACCCGTACCCGACACCCGGTCATGCCGTCGGGTTGAGTTTCTCGGTGGCCCCGGACGTGCGCCCGGTGCCGCGCAGCCTGGTCAACATCTTCACCGAGTACGGCGCCGACCTCGGCTACCCGGTGCCCGCGAACGGGGATCTGAGCCCGTGGGCGCAGCGCGGAGTGATGCTGCTGAACCGGGTGCTCACGGTGCGCCCGGGGGAACCGGCCTCGCATCGCCGCAAGGGCTGGGAGGCGGTCACCGAGTGCGCCATCCGGGCCTTGGTCGCGCGGCCGCAACCGCTGGTGGCGGTGCTGTGGGGGCGCGATGCGCAGACGCTGAAACCGATGTTGACCGAGGGCGGATGCGCCTGTATCGAATCGGTGCATCCGTCGCCGCTGTCGGCATCGCGCGGTTTCTTCGGATCGAAGCCGTTCAGCCGCGCCAACGAACTGCTGACGCAGCTCGGAGCCGAACCGATCGACTGGCGTCTGCCCTGA
- the leuD gene encoding 3-isopropylmalate dehydratase small subunit, with amino-acid sequence MQAFTTHTGIGVPLRRSNVDTDQIIPAVYLKRVTRTGFEDGLFAAWRNDPSFILNLPPFDRGSVLVAGPDFGTGSSREHAVWALMDYGFRVVISPRFADIFRGNAGKAGLLAAEVSHDDVELLWKLIEQNPGLEITVNLQDRTISAGTVLLPFKIDDYTAWRLLEGLDDIGLTLRKQDEIEAYEKRRPSFKPRTLPA; translated from the coding sequence ATGCAGGCTTTCACCACTCACACCGGGATCGGCGTACCGCTGCGCCGTTCCAACGTCGACACCGACCAGATCATCCCGGCCGTCTATTTGAAGCGGGTCACCCGAACGGGTTTCGAGGATGGTTTGTTCGCGGCGTGGCGTAATGATCCGTCGTTCATTTTGAATCTGCCGCCATTCGACAGGGGGTCGGTTTTGGTGGCCGGCCCCGATTTCGGCACCGGATCGTCGCGCGAACACGCCGTCTGGGCGCTCATGGACTACGGGTTCCGGGTGGTCATCTCGCCCCGATTCGCCGACATTTTTCGGGGCAACGCCGGCAAAGCGGGTCTTTTGGCCGCCGAAGTGTCCCACGATGATGTCGAACTTCTCTGGAAGCTGATCGAGCAGAATCCGGGCTTGGAAATCACTGTGAATCTTCAAGATCGGACCATCTCCGCTGGAACGGTCCTGCTGCCGTTCAAGATTGATGACTACACCGCGTGGCGGCTGTTGGAAGGGCTCGACGATATAGGTCTTACGCTGCGGAAACAGGACGAAATCGAGGCCTATGAGAAGCGCAGGCCGAGCTTCAAACCACGGACTCTGCCAGCCTGA
- a CDS encoding Lrp/AsnC family transcriptional regulator, producing MVEAFMLIQTEVGRAEVVAKQLGGQPGVQSAEYVTGPYDVVARVGAASADELQRDVVSKVQQVPGITRTLTCPIAATAHP from the coding sequence GTGGTGGAGGCATTCATGCTGATTCAGACCGAGGTGGGCCGCGCCGAGGTCGTCGCCAAACAGCTGGGCGGCCAACCCGGGGTGCAGTCCGCGGAATACGTGACCGGACCCTATGACGTGGTGGCCCGGGTCGGTGCCGCTTCCGCGGACGAGCTCCAGCGCGACGTGGTGTCCAAGGTGCAGCAGGTGCCCGGAATCACCCGGACCCTGACCTGCCCGATCGCCGCGACGGCGCATCCCTAG